One part of the Leclercia sp. LSNIH1 genome encodes these proteins:
- a CDS encoding PhoX family protein, whose amino-acid sequence MGKPLKSVFKKEHRDDVSNPSANPVFSSVAEMFLSRRRFLQMGAVAGAAASFPFLLKPESALAAVSQPSALSKAVSLGFTSIPVSTDDTVRVPEGYIARPFYRWGDATGIKGAMPAFKFDASNTTDEQAAQAGMHHDGMAWFSLPQGEENPGHGLLAMNHEYIDNGMLFTDGTANWSLDKARKGQNAMGVSVIEVKKNGSDWEVVRPSSFARRITVNTPMQITGPARQQELMKTAADPQGERVLGTMQNCANGHTPWGTYLTCEENWSDIFVKKGERNALEKRYGISDSDESYRWSEVDDRFNVDKTPNEPNRFGWVVEIDPYNPDSTPRKHTALGRFKHEGAAVTLAADKRVVTYMGDDQKFEYIYKFVSDNKYNPADRDANMQLLTTGTLYVARFNDDGSGEWLPLVFGQNGLDKSKGFESQGDLLIKTRLAADAVGATKMDRPEWIAVDPHSSGSVYCTLTNNSDRGKEGKAPVDAANPRANNTFGHIMHWLEEGSDPAALRFKWDILVLAGRTETTDEKAKGSMKGAEFGSPDGLSFDHQGVLWIQTDVSSSTINKKAYEGMGNNQMVATIPGTNEYRRFLTGPRGCEITGIAFTPDNRTLFINIQHPGEGGDDITDPANPRAVSNWPDNNPNGRPRASTVVITKADGGLIGS is encoded by the coding sequence CGCCGTCGCTTCTTGCAGATGGGCGCCGTAGCCGGTGCCGCCGCCTCTTTCCCGTTCCTGCTCAAGCCTGAAAGCGCCCTTGCGGCGGTTTCACAGCCTTCCGCTCTGAGCAAGGCGGTTTCGCTCGGCTTTACCAGCATTCCGGTCTCCACCGACGACACGGTGAGGGTGCCGGAGGGCTACATCGCCCGGCCTTTCTACCGCTGGGGCGACGCCACCGGCATCAAGGGTGCCATGCCGGCGTTCAAATTTGACGCCAGTAACACCACCGACGAGCAGGCGGCCCAGGCGGGCATGCACCATGACGGTATGGCGTGGTTTAGCCTGCCGCAGGGGGAGGAGAATCCCGGCCACGGCCTGCTGGCGATGAACCATGAGTATATCGACAACGGCATGCTCTTTACCGACGGCACCGCCAACTGGAGCCTGGACAAAGCGCGTAAAGGCCAGAACGCGATGGGCGTGTCGGTTATCGAAGTGAAAAAGAACGGCAGTGACTGGGAAGTGGTGCGTCCTTCCAGCTTCGCCCGCCGCATCACGGTCAACACCCCGATGCAGATCACCGGCCCGGCGCGTCAGCAGGAGTTAATGAAAACCGCCGCCGATCCGCAGGGCGAGCGGGTGCTCGGTACCATGCAGAACTGCGCCAACGGCCACACGCCGTGGGGAACTTATCTCACCTGCGAAGAGAACTGGTCAGATATTTTTGTTAAGAAAGGCGAGCGGAACGCGCTGGAGAAGCGCTACGGCATCAGCGACAGCGATGAGTCCTACCGCTGGAGCGAAGTGGACGACCGCTTCAACGTGGATAAAACCCCGAACGAGCCGAACCGCTTTGGCTGGGTGGTCGAGATCGACCCTTATAACCCGGATTCGACGCCGCGCAAGCACACCGCGCTGGGGCGCTTCAAACATGAAGGCGCCGCGGTCACCCTGGCCGCCGATAAGCGCGTAGTCACCTACATGGGCGACGACCAGAAGTTTGAGTACATCTACAAATTTGTCTCCGACAATAAATATAACCCGGCGGATCGCGACGCCAACATGCAGCTACTGACCACCGGCACGCTCTACGTCGCCCGCTTCAACGACGACGGCTCCGGCGAATGGCTGCCGCTGGTTTTCGGCCAGAACGGGCTGGATAAGAGCAAAGGCTTCGAAAGCCAGGGCGATCTGCTGATCAAAACCCGTCTGGCGGCCGACGCGGTGGGCGCGACCAAAATGGACAGGCCGGAGTGGATCGCGGTCGATCCCCACAGCAGCGGCAGCGTCTACTGCACCCTGACCAATAACAGCGATCGCGGTAAAGAGGGCAAAGCGCCGGTGGACGCGGCCAACCCGCGGGCCAATAACACCTTCGGTCACATCATGCACTGGCTCGAAGAGGGGAGCGATCCCGCGGCCCTGCGTTTCAAATGGGATATTCTGGTGCTGGCCGGACGCACGGAGACGACGGATGAAAAGGCGAAGGGCAGCATGAAGGGGGCCGAATTCGGCAGCCCGGACGGCCTGTCGTTTGACCATCAGGGCGTGCTCTGGATCCAGACTGACGTCTCCTCCAGCACCATTAACAAGAAAGCCTACGAGGGGATGGGCAATAACCAGATGGTGGCGACCATTCCGGGCACCAACGAGTATCGCCGCTTCCTGACGGGCCCGCGCGGCTGCGAAATTACCGGCATCGCCTTCACGCCGGATAACCGCACGCTGTTTATCAATATTCAGCATCCGGGTGAGGGCGGGGACGACATTACCGACCCGGCAAACCCGCGCGCCGTCTCCAACTGGCCGGACAACAACCCGAACGGACGTCCCCGGGCGTCAACGGTCGTCATCACCAAAGCGGACGGCGGCCTGATCGGTTCGTGA
- the pheP gene encoding phenylalanine transporter, which translates to MRNASSASDKSAAEAASEQTPTLHRGLQNRHIQLIALGGAIGTGLFLGIGPAIQMAGPAVLLGYAIAGMIAFLIMRQLGEMVVEEPVSGSFAHFAYKYWGPFAGFLSGWNYWVMFVLVGMAELTAAGIYMQYWLPDIPTWVWAAAFFIIINAVNLVNVRLYGETEFWFALIKVLAIIGMIGFGLWMLFSGHGGERATIDNLWQHGGFLATGWKGLILSLAVIMFSFGGLELIGITAAEARDPHKSIPKAVNQVVYRILLFYIGSLVVLLALYPWVEVKSDSSPFVMIFHDLNSNLVASALNFVILVASLSVYNSGVYSNSRMLFGLSVQGNAPKFLTRVSRRGVPVNSLLLSGGITSLVVLINYLLPHEAFGLLMALVVATLLLNWIMICLAHLRFRAAMRRKGRETQFKALLYPAGNYLCIAFLAMILVLMCTMDGMRTSAILLPVWIVFLFAAFKLSRKK; encoded by the coding sequence GTGAGAAACGCCTCATCCGCTTCAGACAAAAGTGCTGCTGAAGCCGCGTCGGAACAGACACCGACGCTCCATCGTGGTTTACAAAATCGACATATTCAACTTATCGCTCTCGGTGGCGCTATCGGCACCGGACTGTTCCTCGGTATCGGGCCCGCGATTCAGATGGCCGGCCCCGCCGTGCTGCTGGGCTATGCCATTGCAGGCATGATCGCCTTTCTGATCATGCGCCAGCTCGGTGAGATGGTGGTTGAAGAGCCGGTCTCCGGCTCCTTTGCCCATTTCGCCTACAAATACTGGGGCCCTTTTGCGGGCTTCCTGTCGGGCTGGAACTACTGGGTGATGTTCGTGCTGGTGGGCATGGCGGAGCTGACCGCCGCGGGCATCTATATGCAGTACTGGCTCCCGGACATACCCACCTGGGTCTGGGCCGCGGCGTTCTTCATCATCATTAACGCCGTCAACCTCGTGAATGTGCGCCTGTACGGTGAGACGGAGTTCTGGTTTGCCCTGATCAAGGTGCTGGCGATTATCGGCATGATCGGCTTTGGTCTGTGGATGCTCTTCTCCGGGCACGGCGGCGAGCGGGCGACTATCGACAACCTGTGGCAGCACGGCGGCTTCCTCGCCACCGGCTGGAAAGGACTGATACTGTCCCTGGCGGTGATCATGTTCTCCTTTGGCGGACTGGAGCTTATCGGCATTACCGCCGCCGAAGCCCGCGATCCGCACAAGAGCATCCCGAAAGCGGTCAACCAGGTGGTCTACCGTATTTTGCTGTTCTATATTGGCTCGCTGGTCGTCCTGCTGGCGCTCTACCCGTGGGTGGAGGTGAAGTCGGACAGCAGCCCGTTCGTGATGATTTTCCACGATCTGAACAGCAACCTGGTGGCATCGGCACTTAACTTCGTGATTCTGGTGGCCTCGCTGTCGGTCTATAACAGCGGCGTTTACTCCAACAGCCGGATGCTGTTTGGCCTCTCCGTGCAGGGCAACGCCCCGAAATTTTTAACCCGCGTCAGCCGTCGAGGCGTGCCGGTTAACTCGCTGCTGCTCTCCGGGGGCATTACCTCCCTGGTGGTGCTGATCAACTATCTGCTGCCGCACGAAGCCTTTGGCCTGCTGATGGCGCTGGTGGTGGCAACGCTGCTGCTGAACTGGATCATGATCTGTCTTGCCCACCTGCGTTTTCGCGCGGCGATGCGCCGCAAAGGGCGCGAGACGCAGTTCAAAGCGCTGCTCTACCCGGCGGGTAACTACCTCTGTATCGCTTTCCTGGCGATGATCCTGGTGCTGATGTGCACCATGGATGGCATGCGCACCTCGGCGATCCTGCTCCCGGTGTGGATTGTCTTCCTGTTTGCGGCGTTTAAACTCTCCCGCAAAAAGTAG
- a CDS encoding helix-turn-helix domain-containing protein: protein MATLKELMAQQSEESQERIAAKVEELRIIVALNQLREELNMSQTELAAAMGVKQPTVAKIEQPDNDPRLSTLKRYVTALGGEVSIDVILPTGKRVAFHI from the coding sequence ATGGCAACGTTAAAAGAACTGATGGCCCAGCAGAGTGAAGAAAGCCAGGAGCGGATAGCCGCTAAGGTTGAAGAATTACGCATTATTGTTGCGCTCAACCAACTGCGTGAAGAGCTCAATATGTCGCAAACAGAGCTTGCCGCCGCGATGGGCGTTAAACAACCTACTGTTGCGAAAATAGAGCAGCCGGATAATGATCCACGCCTTTCTACCCTGAAACGCTACGTTACAGCTTTAGGTGGCGAAGTGAGTATTGATGTCATACTGCCTACCGGCAAGCGGGTCGCATTCCACATTTGA
- a CDS encoding type II toxin-antitoxin system RelE/ParE family toxin, protein MWEVETTDMFDEWFHHQKQDLKEDVLAALHILSEYGPQLGRPWVDTVKASQYTNMKELRIQHAGDPIRAFFAFDPGRQAIILCAGNKTGAGDKRFYKRMINIADAEFSKYLASKEAKWQR, encoded by the coding sequence ATGTGGGAAGTCGAAACAACGGATATGTTTGACGAATGGTTTCACCATCAGAAACAAGACCTGAAAGAAGATGTCCTGGCAGCGTTGCATATTCTTTCTGAGTATGGCCCTCAACTGGGGCGACCATGGGTTGATACCGTTAAGGCATCGCAATACACCAATATGAAAGAGCTACGCATTCAGCATGCAGGCGATCCGATTCGCGCTTTTTTTGCCTTTGATCCCGGGCGTCAGGCCATTATTTTATGCGCTGGCAACAAGACAGGCGCGGGTGATAAGCGTTTCTATAAACGTATGATTAACATAGCTGACGCTGAGTTCAGCAAATATCTGGCGAGTAAGGAGGCCAAATGGCAACGTTAA